The region TCTCCGCCTCCCGGCGCAACCGCTGGAACTCCGCGTCGCTGACCTCGTCGGCGAGCACCCAGCCCTTCACTTCCGTGAAGAGCCACGCATCCAGCGAGGGGAAGCGCGCCGTCCCCGCCAGCGTGGCCACCTGTGCGCCGGGTACGCCCGCCTCGGCGAACAGCGACGCCAGTGCGCGCGGGTCGCCCAGCCTGAACGGCGCCCGCAGGCCCGCCGCGGCCGCGTCGCCGAAGAGCCGCGCGACCAGCGCCGTGAGCTCCGGGTAGCCTTCCGTGTTCTCCAGCGCGTCCCACACCGCCACCGCCAGCCGTCCGCCCGGGCGCAGCACGCGCATCATCTCGCGGATGGCGGCCAGCCGGTCGGCGAAGAACATCAGCCCGAACTGGCTGACCACGGCGTCGAAGCTGCCATCTTCGAACGGGAGCGCTTCGGCCGCGCCCCGCCGCCATTCGATCCCGGGAGCCACGCGCCGCGCGACCGCCAGCATCTCCTCGCTCTGGTCCAGCCCCACGACCCGGCCGGCCGCCCCGGCCCGGGCCGCGGCCTCGCGCGCCAGCACTCCCGTGCCGCAGGCCACGTC is a window of Longimicrobium sp. DNA encoding:
- a CDS encoding methyltransferase domain-containing protein, with amino-acid sequence MTDAGQARLTRGIAEVYEELFVPALLRGWAVCVADAARIEPGRRVLDVACGTGVLAREAAARAGAAGRVVGLDQSEEMLAVARRVAPGIEWRRGAAEALPFEDGSFDAVVSQFGLMFFADRLAAIREMMRVLRPGGRLAVAVWDALENTEGYPELTALVARLFGDAAAAGLRAPFRLGDPRALASLFAEAGVPGAQVATLAGTARFPSLDAWLFTEVKGWVLADEVSDAEFQRLRREAEKVLGRFAAGDGTVVLEAPAHVVTAAKGMIES